In a single window of the Rhinolophus ferrumequinum isolate MPI-CBG mRhiFer1 chromosome 21, mRhiFer1_v1.p, whole genome shotgun sequence genome:
- the CDK5R1 gene encoding cyclin-dependent kinase 5 activator 1 yields MGTVLSLSPSYRKATLFEDGAATVGHYTAVQNSKNAKDKNLKRHSIISVLPWKRIVAVSAKKKNSKKVQPNSSYQNNVTHLNNENLKKSLSCANLSTFAQPPPAQPPAPAASQLSGSQTGVSSSVKKAPHPAVTSAGTPKRVIVQASTSELLRCLGEFLCRRCYRLKHLSPTDPVLWLRSVDRSLLLQGWQDQGFITPANVVFLYMLCRDVISSEVGSDHELQAVLLTCLYLSYSYMGNEISYPLKPFLVESCKEAFWDRCLSVINLMSSKMLQINADPHYFTQVFSDLKNESGQEDKKRLLLGLDR; encoded by the coding sequence ATGGGCACGGTGCTGTCCCTGTCCCCCAGCTACCGCAAGGCCACGCTGTTTGAGGATGGCGCGGCCACGGTGGGCCACTACACGGCCGTACAGAACAGCAAGAATGCCAAGGACAAGAACCTGAAGCGGCACTCCATTATCTCCGTGCTGCCGTGGAAGAGGATCGTGGCCGTGTCGGCCAAGAAGAAGAACTCCAAGAAGGTGCAGCCCAACAGCAGCTACCAGAACAATGTCACCCATCTCAACAATGAGAACCTGAAGAAGTCGCTGTCGTGCGCCAACCTGTCCACATTCGCCCAGCCCCCACCGGCCCAGCCGCCCGCCCCCGCTGCCAGCCAGCTCTCCGGTTCCCAAACCGGGGTCTCTTCCTCCGTCAAGAAGGCCCCGCACCCTGCCGTCACCTCCGCGGGGACGCCCAAGCGGGTCATCGTCCAGGCGTCCACCAGCGAGCTGCTACGCTGCCTGGGCGAGTTTCTCTGCCGTCGGTGCTACCGCCTGAAGCACCTGTCCCCTACGGACCCTGTGCTCTGGCTGCGCAGCGTGGACCGCTCGCTGCTTCTGCAGGGCTGGCAGGACCAGGGCTTCATCACGCCCGCCAATGTGGTCTTCCTCTACATGCTCTGCAGGGACGTGATCTCCTCCGAGGTAGGCTCCGACCACGAGCTCCAGGCTGTGCTGCTGACCTGCCTGTACCTGTCTTATTCCTACATGGGCAACGAGATCTCCTACCCGCTCAAGCCTTTCCTAGTGGAGAGCTGCAAGGAGGCCTTTTGGGACCGCTGCCTCTCTGTCATCAACCTCATGAGCTCCAAGATGCTGCAGATCAATGCCGACCCACACTACTTCACACAGGTGTTCTCGGACCTGAAGAACGAGAGTGGCCAGGAGGACAAGAAGCGGCTCCTCCTAGGGCTGGATCGGTGA